A stretch of the Mesorhizobium huakuii genome encodes the following:
- a CDS encoding copper resistance CopC/CopD family protein, which produces MSSPYMAASTGKSLGRIAGGLLALLMALIVMASTDQAFAHAALIKTDPADGAVLVQAPARFSLTFSEPVSPLVLTLVKPDGTPVPLTSFRLTDQTVEIDNPQALKAGTHVLSWRVISADGHPVGGSLLFSIGAPSEPPVVSEAVDWPLRSAIWIGKVLLYVGLFFGVGGAFALAWLAGDGRAGQRFVAAAILSGLLAAPLSLGFQGLDALGAPLSRLAQPVIWRTGLGTSFGWTVLVALIALGLGLLSLAGPRVFAKPFALAGLAGVGVALAASGHASAAEPQWLTRPMVFVHGVGIAFWAGALVPLGLALKRQTTDAVGFLRRFSSAILPVVAMLAVAGIVLAVIQVQTPSALIGTAYGRLLLVKLALLVFLFTLAAVNRWKLTASAEAGATEVQRRLTRSIGVEMLIVLAIFGVAAGWRFTPPPRALAIAAAQPVSVHIHALQAMADLSITPGHAGPVAASMIIMTGDFGPLDAKEVTLVLSKPDSGIEPLKRAATKPGDGSWRVDNLVIPVPGRWMVRIDILVSDFEMVKIEAPVDIRP; this is translated from the coding sequence ATGTCTTCCCCGTATATGGCCGCCTCGACCGGCAAGTCCCTCGGCCGCATTGCCGGTGGGCTGCTGGCCCTGCTCATGGCGCTTATCGTCATGGCATCGACAGATCAGGCCTTTGCCCATGCGGCGTTGATTAAGACCGACCCGGCCGACGGTGCCGTGCTGGTGCAGGCTCCGGCGCGGTTCTCGCTGACCTTTAGCGAGCCGGTTTCGCCGCTGGTGCTGACCCTGGTGAAGCCGGACGGCACGCCTGTCCCGCTAACATCCTTCCGCCTCACCGATCAGACGGTCGAGATCGACAATCCGCAAGCGCTCAAAGCCGGCACGCATGTGCTGAGCTGGCGCGTCATTTCCGCCGACGGCCATCCGGTCGGCGGTTCGCTGCTGTTTTCCATCGGCGCGCCAAGTGAACCGCCCGTCGTGTCCGAAGCGGTCGATTGGCCGCTGCGGTCGGCGATCTGGATCGGCAAGGTCTTGCTCTACGTCGGTCTTTTCTTCGGCGTCGGCGGCGCCTTTGCCCTTGCCTGGCTGGCCGGCGACGGACGAGCCGGTCAACGCTTTGTCGCGGCCGCGATCCTGTCTGGGCTGCTGGCGGCACCCTTGTCGCTCGGCTTTCAGGGACTCGACGCGCTCGGGGCGCCGCTTTCCCGTCTGGCACAGCCGGTGATCTGGCGGACCGGGCTTGGCACCAGCTTCGGCTGGACGGTGCTGGTCGCCCTGATTGCGCTTGGGCTCGGTCTGCTGTCGCTGGCCGGGCCGCGTGTGTTCGCCAAGCCATTTGCCCTTGCCGGCCTTGCCGGCGTCGGCGTCGCGCTTGCAGCCAGCGGCCACGCCAGTGCGGCCGAGCCGCAATGGCTGACGCGGCCGATGGTGTTCGTGCATGGCGTCGGCATCGCCTTCTGGGCCGGCGCCCTGGTGCCGCTCGGTCTCGCGCTGAAGCGGCAAACGACTGATGCCGTCGGTTTCCTGCGCCGATTCTCCTCAGCGATCCTGCCTGTCGTGGCGATGCTTGCCGTGGCTGGCATCGTGCTCGCCGTCATCCAGGTGCAGACGCCCTCGGCCTTGATCGGCACCGCTTATGGCCGGTTGCTGCTGGTCAAGCTTGCGCTGCTGGTCTTCCTGTTCACGCTCGCCGCCGTCAATCGCTGGAAACTCACCGCCTCGGCCGAGGCGGGAGCAACGGAAGTGCAGCGCAGGCTCACCCGCTCGATCGGCGTCGAAATGCTGATCGTGCTGGCGATCTTCGGCGTTGCCGCGGGCTGGCGCTTCACGCCGCCGCCGCGGGCGCTGGCGATCGCGGCGGCGCAGCCTGTTTCGGTCCACATCCACGCGCTGCAGGCGATGGCCGATCTCAGCATCACGCCAGGCCATGCCGGCCCGGTCGCCGCCTCGATGATCATCATGACCGGCGATTTCGGGCCGCTCGACGCCAAGGAAGTGACGCTGGTGCTGTCGAAACCCGATTCCGGCATCGAGCCGCTCAAGCGCGCGGCGACCAAGCCCGGCGACGGCAGCTGGCGTGTCGACAACCTCGTCATTCCGGTTCCCGGCCGCTGGATGGTGCGCATCGACATTTTGGTCTCGGATTTCGAGATGGTGAAGATCGAGGCGCCTGTGGACATCAGGCCGTGA
- a CDS encoding YcnI family copper-binding membrane protein, giving the protein MNKYLLSAAALLVLGTNAAFAHITLETQEAAVGSTYKTVLRVPHGCDGKATTAVRVQIPEGVIAVKPMPKPGWTLQTKKGKYEKSYQLYGQAVTDGVKEVDWSGGNLPDEFYDEFVFRATLTADLPVGQILYFPVVQECGDAADRWIEIPATGQDENALENPAPGIKLTPKK; this is encoded by the coding sequence ATGAACAAGTATCTTTTGTCGGCCGCAGCGCTTCTGGTGCTGGGGACGAATGCCGCCTTTGCGCACATCACGCTCGAAACCCAGGAAGCGGCGGTTGGCTCGACCTATAAGACGGTGCTGCGCGTGCCCCATGGCTGCGACGGCAAGGCGACGACCGCCGTGCGCGTGCAGATCCCGGAAGGGGTGATCGCGGTCAAGCCGATGCCGAAACCCGGCTGGACGCTGCAGACCAAGAAGGGCAAATATGAAAAATCCTACCAACTCTATGGCCAGGCGGTGACCGACGGCGTCAAGGAAGTCGACTGGAGCGGCGGCAATCTGCCGGATGAATTCTATGACGAGTTCGTCTTCCGCGCGACGCTGACGGCGGACCTGCCCGTCGGCCAAATACTCTACTTCCCGGTGGTGCAGGAGTGCGGCGATGCCGCTGACCGCTGGATCGAAATCCCGGCGACCGGGCAGGATGAAAACGCGCTCGAAAACCCGGCGCCCGGCATCAAGCTCACGCCGAAGAAATAG
- a CDS encoding copper chaperone PCu(A)C codes for MSHSSPVAAGTLFSRVLSHVQEHLGAVALAFAIMLVGAQSVLAHEFKVGDIEIGHPWSRATPAGAKVAGGYFTITNNGSAPDRLLSISSDISDKAELHEMGVKDGVMTMRPVVGGLEIPAGGKVVLGPGSYHVMFMDLKQPPKQGEMFAATLTFEKAGTVTIKFAVQAMGSAAPQEDND; via the coding sequence ATGTCCCATTCTTCCCCCGTAGCGGCAGGCACGCTGTTCAGCCGCGTTCTGTCCCACGTCCAGGAGCATCTCGGCGCTGTCGCGCTGGCTTTTGCGATCATGCTCGTCGGCGCCCAGTCTGTCCTGGCGCATGAGTTCAAGGTCGGCGATATCGAGATCGGCCATCCCTGGTCACGCGCCACGCCGGCCGGCGCCAAGGTGGCCGGCGGCTATTTTACCATCACCAACAACGGCAGCGCGCCGGACCGGCTGCTGTCGATTTCCTCCGACATTTCGGACAAGGCCGAGCTGCATGAGATGGGTGTCAAGGACGGCGTCATGACCATGCGGCCCGTTGTCGGCGGCCTGGAGATTCCAGCCGGCGGCAAGGTCGTTTTGGGTCCCGGCAGCTATCATGTGATGTTCATGGATTTGAAGCAGCCACCCAAGCAAGGCGAGATGTTCGCCGCCACGCTGACCTTCGAAAAGGCCGGGACGGTGACGATCAAATTCGCCGTGCAGGCCATGGGCAGCGCGGCGCCTCAAGAAGACAACGACTGA
- a CDS encoding DUF2946 family protein, producing MPAALVAAYLLLLQSTLGAFAFGTGPKAAQLDAFGNVICSRDGATQLPGGDQHPSHLPACCTLGCSMFSSAFAPPPDAGLALGSLSVEAVAFIFPASIHLDFARERSPSNPRAPPLAA from the coding sequence ATGCCGGCCGCGCTTGTCGCGGCCTATCTGCTGCTGCTCCAGTCGACGCTCGGCGCGTTCGCCTTCGGCACCGGCCCGAAGGCCGCGCAGCTCGACGCTTTCGGCAACGTCATCTGTAGCCGCGATGGCGCCACCCAGCTTCCCGGCGGTGACCAGCACCCGTCCCATCTGCCCGCCTGCTGCACGCTTGGCTGCAGCATGTTTTCATCGGCCTTCGCGCCGCCACCCGATGCCGGTCTCGCTCTGGGCAGCCTTTCCGTTGAAGCGGTCGCCTTCATCTTTCCGGCGAGCATTCATCTCGACTTTGCGCGCGAACGCTCGCCGTCGAACCCGCGCGCTCCGCCGCTGGCGGCCTGA
- a CDS encoding GntR family transcriptional regulator, with the protein MSKSNNVYKDAYNRCLRLLDETRSLPSEPELGTLLGVSRTTVRSILARMEETGLIAWNKRAKTVLRDPRPDDFFPEEETDTLAEIIERSFMRRLLAGGAEAGMQINELELAREIGVGTTSVREFLIRFSRFGLIEKRRNSHWVLKGFTRAFALELTEIREMFELRSAAAFAALPTDSPVWADLERLEDEHQQLAREIATRFNAFSELDERFHRLIHRASRNRFIVDFYDVIAMIFHYHYQWNKAQERERNEVAIGEHLAYIEALKSRDLGKVDAACRKHLKSARQTLLTSIPESRPPQKS; encoded by the coding sequence ATGTCGAAGAGCAACAACGTCTACAAGGACGCCTACAACAGGTGCCTCAGGCTGCTCGACGAAACGCGCAGCCTGCCGTCGGAACCGGAACTGGGCACACTGCTCGGCGTCAGCCGCACCACCGTGCGCAGCATCCTGGCGCGCATGGAGGAAACCGGGCTGATCGCCTGGAACAAGCGCGCCAAGACGGTGCTGCGCGACCCGCGTCCCGACGACTTCTTCCCCGAGGAAGAGACCGACACGCTGGCCGAGATCATCGAGCGCTCATTCATGCGGCGCCTGCTCGCCGGCGGCGCCGAGGCCGGCATGCAGATCAACGAGCTTGAACTGGCGCGCGAGATCGGCGTCGGCACCACCAGCGTGCGCGAGTTCCTGATCCGCTTCTCGCGCTTCGGCCTGATCGAGAAGCGCCGCAACAGCCATTGGGTGCTGAAGGGTTTTACGCGGGCCTTCGCGCTCGAACTGACCGAGATCCGCGAGATGTTCGAATTGCGCTCGGCGGCTGCCTTCGCCGCTCTGCCGACGGACAGCCCGGTGTGGGCCGATCTCGAACGGCTGGAGGACGAACACCAGCAGCTGGCACGAGAGATCGCCACGCGCTTCAACGCGTTTTCCGAGCTGGACGAGCGCTTCCACCGGCTCATTCACCGTGCCTCGCGCAACCGCTTCATCGTCGATTTCTATGACGTCATCGCCATGATCTTCCATTACCACTACCAGTGGAACAAGGCGCAGGAGCGCGAGCGCAACGAAGTCGCGATCGGTGAGCATCTTGCCTATATCGAGGCGCTCAAATCACGCGATCTCGGCAAGGTCGACGCCGCCTGCCGTAAACACCTGAAGTCGGCAAGGCAGACATTGCTGACATCGATACCGGAAAGCCGTCCGCCGCAAAAATCCTGA
- a CDS encoding UxaA family hydrolase translates to MNVSNTILLSPADNVAVANGRIEIGTALPGGALTTAIIEPGHKVAIKPIAAGEAVVKYAQAIGRATQDIAPGEHVHSHNLVFEAGRLPVVPPSEAEHATEADRARTFMGYRRADGRAGTRNFIGIIASVNCSATVCHSIADTANRTLLPKYPGIDGFVPIVHGQGCGMSGTGDGMMVLHRTLAGYARHPNFGGVLMVGLGCEVNQLTLYGQKGAAAGKRHFNIQDAGGSRKSVEKAMGVLAEIAEEVGQLKREPIPVSEIVVGLQCGGSDGMSGITANPALGAAVDILAGVGGIGILSETTEIYGAEHLLAYRAATPEIAKKLDGYVKWWEDHVAKHGASIDNNPSPGNKRGGLTTILEKSLGAVAKGGQTPLNGVFGYAEKVTGNGLVFMDTPGYDPVSATGQVAGGANVIVFTTGRGSCFGCRPTPSIKVATNSTMYHQMEEDMDVNCGVIASGEKTIAGMGREIFELIVETASGRKTKSEDFGYGDNEFVPWHLGATL, encoded by the coding sequence GTGAACGTCTCGAACACCATTCTTCTGTCCCCCGCCGACAATGTCGCCGTTGCCAATGGCCGCATCGAAATCGGCACCGCTTTGCCGGGTGGCGCGCTTACCACCGCAATCATCGAGCCCGGCCACAAGGTGGCGATCAAGCCGATTGCCGCCGGTGAAGCCGTGGTCAAATACGCCCAGGCGATCGGCCGCGCCACGCAGGACATCGCACCGGGCGAACACGTTCATTCGCACAATCTGGTGTTCGAGGCCGGGCGCCTGCCCGTGGTGCCGCCGAGCGAGGCCGAGCACGCGACCGAGGCCGACCGCGCCCGCACCTTCATGGGTTATCGCCGCGCCGACGGCCGCGCCGGTACGCGCAACTTCATCGGCATCATCGCCAGCGTCAATTGCTCGGCCACGGTCTGCCATTCCATCGCCGACACCGCCAACCGGACCTTGCTGCCGAAATATCCAGGCATCGACGGCTTCGTGCCGATCGTCCACGGTCAGGGCTGCGGCATGAGCGGCACTGGCGACGGCATGATGGTGCTGCACCGCACGCTTGCCGGCTATGCCCGCCACCCGAATTTCGGCGGCGTGCTGATGGTCGGCCTCGGATGCGAGGTCAACCAGCTCACCCTCTACGGCCAGAAGGGCGCGGCCGCGGGAAAACGCCATTTCAACATCCAGGACGCCGGCGGATCGCGCAAATCGGTGGAAAAGGCGATGGGCGTGCTGGCCGAGATCGCCGAGGAAGTCGGCCAGTTGAAGCGCGAGCCGATCCCGGTCTCAGAGATCGTCGTCGGCCTGCAGTGCGGCGGCTCCGACGGCATGTCGGGCATCACCGCCAATCCGGCGCTGGGCGCGGCTGTCGACATACTGGCCGGCGTCGGCGGCATCGGCATCCTCTCCGAGACCACGGAAATCTACGGCGCCGAGCATCTGCTCGCCTACCGCGCGGCGACGCCCGAGATCGCCAAGAAGCTCGACGGCTATGTGAAGTGGTGGGAAGATCACGTCGCCAAGCATGGCGCCTCGATCGACAACAACCCCTCGCCCGGCAACAAGCGCGGCGGCCTCACCACCATCCTGGAAAAGTCGCTGGGCGCGGTCGCCAAGGGCGGCCAGACACCGCTCAATGGCGTCTTCGGCTATGCCGAGAAGGTCACCGGCAACGGACTGGTGTTCATGGACACGCCCGGTTACGACCCGGTCTCGGCCACCGGCCAGGTCGCGGGCGGCGCCAATGTCATCGTCTTCACCACAGGTCGCGGTTCCTGCTTCGGCTGCCGGCCGACGCCGTCGATCAAGGTCGCCACCAACTCGACCATGTATCACCAGATGGAAGAGGACATGGACGTCAATTGCGGCGTCATCGCCTCGGGCGAAAAGACCATCGCCGGCATGGGCCGCGAGATCTTCGAACTGATCGTCGAGACGGCTTCCGGTCGCAAGACCAAGAGCGAGGATTTCGGCTACGGCGACAACGAGTTCGTGCCCTGGCACCTCGGCGCGACGCTCTGA
- a CDS encoding aldo/keto reductase, with product MEKRRIGNTALEVTEVSFGGAAIGGIYRACSREAAMETLQGAWEAGLRYFDTAPFYGFGLSERRFGDFLRYKPRDSYVLSTKVGRLFRPVPEGQVPDHSYVDPLPFALDYDYSYDGIMRSVEFSYARLGLNKIDILYVHDIGVYTHGVEKTELHFRQLMDGGLKALEELKRAGTISAYGLGVNEVQICLDVMRRAPLDCILLASRYSLLDRSAEAELLPLCREQQTSLVIGGVFNSGILATGPVQGAHFDYLPASRDMLDRVDAMEKIAGEGGYPLAAAAFQFPLHEPTVATVLTGTAKLANLTRNLDLLDIDVPETEYQKYRPYTVVQELA from the coding sequence ATGGAAAAACGCCGCATCGGCAACACCGCGCTCGAGGTCACCGAGGTCAGCTTCGGTGGTGCTGCGATCGGCGGCATCTACCGCGCCTGTTCGCGCGAAGCGGCGATGGAGACGCTGCAAGGCGCCTGGGAGGCGGGCTTGCGGTATTTCGACACCGCGCCCTTCTATGGTTTCGGCCTGTCCGAACGCCGCTTCGGCGACTTCCTGCGCTATAAGCCGCGCGATTCCTACGTGCTGTCGACCAAGGTCGGACGTCTGTTTCGCCCGGTGCCGGAAGGCCAGGTGCCCGATCATTCCTATGTCGATCCGCTGCCATTCGCGCTCGACTACGACTATTCCTATGACGGCATCATGCGGTCGGTCGAGTTCAGCTATGCGCGGCTTGGTCTGAACAAGATCGATATCCTCTATGTGCACGACATCGGCGTCTACACGCATGGCGTCGAGAAGACCGAGCTGCACTTTCGCCAGTTGATGGATGGCGGGCTCAAGGCGCTCGAGGAGCTGAAGCGGGCCGGTACGATTTCCGCCTATGGGCTTGGCGTCAACGAAGTCCAGATCTGCCTCGACGTCATGCGCCGGGCGCCGCTCGACTGCATCCTGCTCGCCAGCCGCTATTCCTTGCTCGACCGCAGCGCCGAAGCCGAACTGCTGCCGCTGTGCCGCGAGCAGCAGACGTCACTGGTGATCGGCGGCGTCTTCAACTCCGGCATATTGGCGACCGGGCCGGTGCAAGGCGCGCATTTCGACTATCTGCCGGCCAGCCGCGATATGCTCGACCGGGTCGATGCCATGGAGAAGATCGCCGGCGAAGGCGGTTACCCTCTGGCGGCGGCAGCGTTCCAGTTTCCCCTGCACGAACCGACGGTCGCCACCGTGCTGACCGGCACCGCCAAACTGGCGAACCTGACACGCAACCTCGACCTGCTCGACATCGACGTGCCGGAGACGGAATACCAGAAATATCGTCCCTACACGGTGGTGCAGGAGCTGGCGTGA
- a CDS encoding ABC transporter substrate-binding protein — protein MKFVTSILNRRAVMALAAASMLAGVMHSAPVSAADVTIPIIVKDTTSFYWQIVLAGARKAGKDLGVNVPELGAQAETDVNGQISILENAVAGNPAAVVIAPTEAKALGKPIDEAASKVKVIGIDSSADSKAFTSFLTTDNVQGGRVAADGLAAAIGAANGGKVEGKVALITALPGAGSLEQRAQGFKEQLKAKYPGLELVADKYADGQATTGLNIATDLITANPDLKGIFASNLIMAQGVGQAIAENKLAGKVGLIGFDSDEKLIKFLNDGVISGLVVQDPYRMGYDGIKTALAASKGEKVEANVDTGANLVTKANMKEPKIDALLNPKLN, from the coding sequence ATGAAATTCGTGACCAGCATTCTCAACCGCCGCGCCGTGATGGCTCTGGCAGCAGCCTCGATGCTCGCCGGCGTCATGCATTCGGCGCCGGTTTCGGCGGCGGACGTGACCATTCCGATCATCGTCAAGGACACCACGTCCTTCTACTGGCAGATCGTGCTCGCCGGTGCCCGCAAGGCCGGCAAGGATCTCGGCGTCAACGTGCCGGAGCTCGGCGCCCAGGCTGAAACCGACGTCAACGGCCAGATCTCCATCCTTGAGAATGCCGTCGCCGGCAACCCGGCCGCCGTCGTCATCGCGCCGACCGAAGCCAAGGCGCTCGGCAAGCCGATCGACGAGGCAGCAAGCAAGGTCAAGGTGATCGGCATCGACTCCAGCGCCGACTCCAAGGCCTTTACCTCGTTCCTGACCACCGACAACGTCCAGGGCGGTCGCGTCGCCGCGGACGGTCTTGCAGCGGCCATCGGTGCGGCCAATGGCGGCAAGGTCGAAGGCAAGGTTGCCCTGATCACCGCGCTGCCCGGCGCCGGCTCGCTCGAGCAGCGCGCCCAGGGCTTCAAGGAACAGCTCAAGGCCAAATATCCCGGCCTCGAACTGGTCGCCGACAAATATGCCGACGGCCAGGCCACCACTGGCCTCAACATCGCGACCGACCTGATCACCGCCAATCCGGACCTGAAGGGCATCTTCGCCTCCAACCTGATCATGGCACAGGGCGTCGGTCAGGCGATCGCCGAGAACAAGCTTGCCGGTAAGGTCGGGCTGATCGGCTTCGACAGCGACGAGAAGCTGATCAAGTTCCTCAATGACGGCGTCATTTCCGGCCTCGTCGTCCAGGATCCCTATCGGATGGGCTATGACGGCATCAAGACCGCGCTCGCCGCTTCGAAGGGCGAGAAGGTCGAGGCCAATGTCGACACCGGTGCCAACCTCGTCACCAAGGCCAATATGAAGGAACCCAAGATCGACGCGCTGCTCAACCCGAAGCTCAACTGA
- a CDS encoding sugar ABC transporter ATP-binding protein, with translation MTSTAQDLHPAPVLEPGRTILELRGLEKKYPGTHALKPVTLAFKSGEIHAIVGENGAGKSTLIKLLTGVMPRTSGEVIWEGKPAALATPHEAMALGINAVHQEVVLCRHLTVAANMFLGEENSRFGILQQRAMVKEAQKIIDDLGFDLPAHVVLGDLTIGQQQLIAAARATVRGTKFLIFDEPTAYLTRKEADQLFTLIRRLKSEGVTIIYISHRMEEVFELADRVSVLRDGTLVGTRNIAETNDAELVKLMINRSIEQVYHKEHFTPGAAIVEARNLSGKGFENVSMTVRAGEIVGLYGLIGAGRSEFVTTLYGRHKKSAGQILWEGKPVQINSEHDAIKLGMALAPESRRDQGLCLNLPVGLNLNLPIYKRISNNLLISGAQEKTQADRQIADLRIKTPTRHALASSLSGGNQQKIVIGKWLAHGAKLFIFDEPTVGVDVGTKAEIYRLFGALLSKGAGIILISSYLPEVYELADTLHVFRRGKLVATHGFRTADHEEILTQALAEKQEKLGGKI, from the coding sequence ATGACATCGACGGCGCAAGACCTGCACCCTGCCCCCGTGCTGGAGCCGGGCAGAACGATCCTCGAACTGCGCGGCCTCGAGAAGAAATATCCCGGCACCCATGCGCTGAAGCCGGTCACGCTGGCTTTCAAGTCCGGCGAAATCCACGCCATTGTCGGTGAGAACGGTGCCGGCAAATCCACCCTGATCAAGCTTCTGACCGGCGTCATGCCGCGCACCTCCGGCGAGGTCATCTGGGAAGGCAAGCCGGCGGCGCTGGCGACCCCGCACGAGGCGATGGCGCTCGGCATCAATGCCGTGCACCAGGAAGTCGTGCTCTGCCGTCATTTGACCGTTGCCGCCAACATGTTCCTCGGCGAGGAGAATTCGCGCTTCGGCATCCTGCAGCAGCGCGCCATGGTCAAGGAAGCGCAGAAGATCATCGACGATCTCGGCTTCGACCTGCCGGCGCATGTCGTGCTCGGCGACCTCACCATCGGCCAGCAGCAGCTGATCGCCGCCGCCCGCGCCACCGTGCGCGGCACCAAATTCCTGATCTTCGATGAGCCGACCGCCTACCTCACCCGCAAGGAGGCCGACCAGCTCTTCACCCTGATCCGCCGGCTGAAGTCCGAAGGCGTGACCATCATCTACATCAGCCATCGCATGGAGGAAGTCTTCGAGCTGGCCGATCGCGTCTCCGTGCTGCGTGACGGCACGCTGGTCGGCACCCGCAACATCGCCGAGACCAACGACGCCGAACTGGTCAAGCTGATGATCAACCGCTCGATTGAGCAGGTCTATCACAAGGAGCACTTCACGCCTGGCGCCGCGATCGTCGAAGCCAGGAACCTGTCGGGCAAGGGCTTCGAAAATGTCTCGATGACAGTCCGCGCCGGCGAGATCGTCGGGCTTTACGGGCTGATCGGCGCCGGACGCAGCGAGTTCGTCACCACACTCTATGGGCGTCACAAGAAATCGGCCGGCCAGATCCTGTGGGAGGGCAAGCCGGTTCAGATCAATTCCGAGCATGACGCGATCAAGCTCGGCATGGCGCTGGCGCCGGAAAGCCGCCGCGACCAGGGCCTCTGCCTCAATTTGCCGGTCGGCCTCAATCTCAACCTGCCGATCTACAAGCGCATCTCGAACAATCTGTTGATCTCCGGCGCACAGGAAAAGACCCAGGCCGACCGCCAGATCGCCGATCTCCGCATCAAGACGCCGACACGCCATGCGCTGGCCTCCAGCCTGTCGGGCGGCAACCAGCAGAAGATCGTCATCGGCAAATGGCTGGCGCATGGCGCCAAGCTGTTCATCTTCGACGAGCCTACGGTCGGCGTCGATGTTGGCACCAAGGCCGAGATCTACCGCCTGTTCGGCGCGCTGTTGTCGAAGGGCGCCGGCATCATCCTGATCTCGTCCTATCTGCCGGAAGTCTATGAACTGGCCGACACGCTGCATGTGTTCCGCCGTGGCAAGCTGGTGGCGACACACGGATTCCGCACCGCCGATCACGAGGAAATTCTCACACAGGCGCTCGCCGAGAAACAAGAAAAGCTGGGAGGAAAGATATGA
- a CDS encoding ABC transporter permease, with the protein MSTEAIPAEKPKRNYNALFGLTLLALLVLLWVILSLSTSSFASANNISNLLRQGSMIAILAVGQTFVIITGGIDLSVGAVVGFATVIAAMLINAGIPVFLAILITLLVGVAIGLFHGFGIVKMGLPPFIITLATLTSLRGIGLLMTNGNSISINNDAFQEFSRNSFLGVPNLFWMVILVGIPAYIFLHHSRWGRYLFSVGSNAEASRLSGVNVQRTIYMAYTLSGLCAAFVGVLLASRIGIGNPTQAEGWELQAIASSVIGGTSLFGAVGSVHGPLLGAFILATINNGANLLNVNAFWQRIITGVLIIVIVYFDGLRRRGGK; encoded by the coding sequence ATGAGCACCGAGGCGATTCCTGCCGAAAAGCCCAAGCGCAATTACAACGCCCTGTTCGGGCTGACGCTCCTGGCGCTGCTGGTGCTGCTCTGGGTCATCCTGTCGCTGTCGACATCGAGCTTCGCCTCGGCCAACAACATCTCGAACCTTTTGCGTCAGGGTTCGATGATCGCCATCCTGGCGGTCGGCCAGACCTTCGTCATCATCACCGGCGGCATCGATCTGTCGGTCGGCGCCGTGGTCGGCTTTGCCACCGTCATTGCGGCGATGCTGATCAATGCCGGCATACCCGTCTTCCTCGCCATCCTGATCACGCTGCTGGTCGGCGTTGCCATCGGCCTGTTCCATGGCTTCGGCATCGTCAAGATGGGGCTGCCGCCCTTCATCATCACGCTGGCGACGCTGACATCGCTGCGCGGCATCGGCCTTCTGATGACCAACGGCAACTCGATCTCGATCAACAACGATGCCTTCCAGGAGTTCTCGCGCAACTCTTTCCTCGGCGTCCCCAATTTGTTCTGGATGGTCATCCTGGTCGGCATTCCGGCCTATATCTTCCTGCATCACAGCCGCTGGGGCCGCTATCTCTTCTCGGTCGGCTCCAATGCCGAGGCCTCGCGCCTGTCGGGCGTCAATGTCCAGCGCACCATCTACATGGCCTACACGCTGTCGGGCCTGTGCGCGGCTTTTGTCGGCGTGTTGCTCGCCTCGCGCATCGGCATCGGCAACCCGACCCAGGCCGAGGGCTGGGAACTGCAGGCGATCGCGTCTTCGGTCATTGGCGGCACCTCGCTGTTCGGCGCGGTTGGCTCGGTGCACGGACCGCTGCTCGGCGCCTTCATCCTCGCCACCATCAACAACGGCGCCAACCTGCTCAACGTCAACGCCTTCTGGCAGCGCATCATCACCGGCGTGCTGATCATCGTCATCGTCTATTTCGACGGGTTGCGCCGCCGCGGCGGCAAGTGA